A region from the Rubrivirga sp. SAORIC476 genome encodes:
- the nadB gene encoding L-aspartate oxidase, whose protein sequence is MRTRYDFLVIGSGVAGLSFALRAAEHGTVCVVTKKESAESNTNYAQGGIAAVMDPEDGIEAHVEDTLVAGAGLCHEDVVRMVVSEGPERIRDLIDLGAQFDRDPDGDLHLGREGGHSADRIVHAEDMTGREVERALLTAVRRSANITVLEYHYAVNLLTEHQLGEEPVAGDPIHCYGAYVLDSTTGVVHTVLARVTLLAAGGAGQVYQHTTNPTVATGDGIAMAYRARAVVANMEFIQFHPTSLYLPGADFDGRSFLITEAVRGDGGLLTNLAGERFMPAYDDREELAPRDIVARAIDDQMKKRGDEHVWLDISHKPSEAVIRHFPNIQETLLQHGLDMTTGPIPVVPAAHYTCGGVVVDTVGQTSIAGLFACGEVTCSGLHGANRLASNSILEALVYAHNAVGPATAYAAEHGHEDRIPDWDESNAENPSEWILVSHNREELRRVMQGYVGIVRSQHRLARAARRIDLIHQETEEFYQRTRISAELCELRNLSAIAHLVVSCAQRRHESRGLHFMADFPETDPAQRHDTLVNAGGGE, encoded by the coding sequence ATGCGCACCCGCTACGATTTTCTGGTCATCGGCTCCGGCGTCGCCGGGCTCTCGTTCGCCCTCCGCGCTGCCGAGCACGGGACCGTTTGCGTCGTCACCAAGAAGGAGTCGGCGGAGAGCAACACGAACTACGCCCAGGGCGGCATCGCGGCCGTGATGGACCCCGAGGACGGCATCGAGGCGCACGTCGAGGACACCCTCGTCGCGGGCGCGGGGTTGTGCCACGAGGACGTGGTGCGGATGGTGGTCTCCGAAGGCCCCGAGCGGATCCGCGACCTGATCGACCTCGGCGCCCAGTTCGACCGGGACCCGGACGGCGACCTCCATCTGGGACGCGAGGGCGGCCACTCGGCCGACCGCATCGTCCACGCCGAGGACATGACGGGCCGTGAGGTCGAGCGCGCGCTGCTGACGGCGGTCCGCCGGAGCGCCAACATCACCGTCCTCGAATACCACTACGCGGTCAACCTGCTCACCGAGCACCAGTTGGGCGAGGAGCCCGTCGCGGGCGACCCGATCCACTGCTACGGCGCCTACGTGCTGGACAGCACGACCGGCGTCGTCCACACCGTCCTGGCGCGGGTGACGCTGCTCGCGGCGGGCGGCGCGGGCCAGGTCTACCAGCACACCACCAACCCGACCGTCGCCACCGGCGACGGCATCGCGATGGCCTACCGCGCCCGTGCGGTCGTCGCCAACATGGAGTTCATCCAGTTCCACCCGACGAGCCTCTACCTGCCCGGGGCAGACTTCGACGGGCGGAGCTTCCTGATCACCGAGGCCGTTCGCGGCGACGGCGGCCTGCTGACCAACCTGGCCGGCGAGCGCTTCATGCCCGCCTACGACGACCGCGAGGAGCTGGCCCCGCGCGACATCGTGGCCCGCGCCATCGACGACCAGATGAAGAAGCGGGGCGACGAGCACGTCTGGCTGGACATCTCCCACAAGCCATCCGAGGCGGTCATCCGCCACTTCCCGAACATCCAGGAGACGCTGCTCCAGCACGGCCTCGACATGACGACGGGCCCGATCCCGGTCGTCCCGGCGGCTCACTACACGTGCGGCGGCGTCGTGGTCGACACAGTCGGCCAGACGTCCATCGCGGGGCTGTTCGCTTGCGGCGAGGTGACGTGCTCGGGCCTCCACGGGGCCAACCGGCTGGCGTCCAACTCGATCCTGGAGGCGCTCGTCTATGCCCACAACGCGGTCGGACCGGCGACGGCCTACGCCGCCGAGCACGGCCACGAGGACCGCATCCCGGACTGGGACGAGTCGAACGCGGAGAACCCGAGCGAGTGGATCCTGGTGTCGCACAACCGCGAGGAGCTGCGACGGGTGATGCAGGGCTACGTCGGCATCGTGCGGAGCCAGCACCGGCTGGCGCGGGCGGCGCGGCGCATCGACCTGATCCACCAGGAGACGGAGGAGTTCTACCAGCGGACGCGCATCTCGGCCGAGCTGTGCGAACTGCGCAACCTGTCGGCAATCGCCCACCTCGTCGTGTCGTGCGCCCAGCGCCGCCACGAGAGCCGCGGCCTCCACTTCATGGCCGACTTCCCGGAGACGGACCCGGCCCAGCGGCACGACACGCTCGTCAACGCCGGGGGCGGGGAGTGA
- the prfB gene encoding peptide chain release factor 2 has protein sequence MADLSDRVDTLGRYLDIDGRRQQLAGLQAKRLEPGYWDDPEAAAATEQEISAETDWVEAFDRVLALRDDLEVYREIGDEDGEDTAEMVAEAERALTKALDALELRGMLAGPDDHRTAILTINSGAGGTDAQDWADMLLRMYTRYAERHGYSPTLLEYQEGEEAGIKSASLRVDGRWAYGYLRAESGVHRLVRISPFGSADKRQTSFASVFVYPEIDDAIEIDLNPADLELQTFRSGGKGGQNVNKVETGARYIWTGTLSNGQEERVTAESTEQRSQLQNRDRAMQMLKSRIYALEQAIREAAKDAEEAGKKKIEWGSQIRSYVFQPYTLVNDHRTEVKVGDVQAVMDGDIDTFITAYLLQETGREVGE, from the coding sequence ATGGCAGACCTCTCCGACCGCGTCGACACCCTCGGCCGCTACCTCGACATCGACGGCCGCCGCCAGCAGCTGGCGGGCCTCCAGGCCAAGCGCCTGGAGCCCGGCTACTGGGACGACCCCGAGGCCGCCGCCGCCACCGAGCAGGAGATCTCCGCCGAAACCGACTGGGTCGAGGCGTTCGACCGCGTGCTGGCCCTCCGCGACGACCTGGAGGTCTACCGCGAGATCGGCGACGAGGATGGCGAGGACACCGCCGAGATGGTCGCCGAGGCGGAGCGGGCGCTCACCAAGGCCCTCGACGCGCTCGAACTGCGCGGCATGCTCGCCGGGCCCGACGACCACCGCACGGCCATCCTGACCATCAACTCGGGCGCGGGTGGCACCGACGCGCAGGACTGGGCCGACATGCTCCTGCGCATGTACACCCGCTACGCCGAGCGCCACGGCTACAGCCCGACGCTGCTGGAGTACCAGGAGGGCGAGGAGGCGGGCATCAAGAGCGCCTCGCTCCGCGTGGACGGCCGCTGGGCGTACGGCTACCTCCGCGCCGAGAGCGGCGTCCACCGCCTCGTCCGCATCAGCCCGTTCGGGTCGGCGGACAAGCGACAGACCTCGTTCGCGTCGGTGTTCGTCTACCCGGAGATCGACGACGCCATCGAGATCGACCTCAACCCGGCCGACCTGGAACTGCAGACGTTCCGCTCGGGCGGCAAGGGCGGGCAGAACGTCAACAAGGTCGAGACGGGCGCGCGCTACATCTGGACGGGCACGCTTTCGAACGGGCAGGAGGAACGGGTGACGGCGGAATCGACGGAGCAGCGCTCGCAGCTCCAGAACCGCGACCGGGCCATGCAGATGCTCAAGTCGCGCATCTACGCGCTGGAGCAGGCCATCCGGGAGGCGGCCAAGGACGCCGAGGAGGCGGGCAAGAAAAAGATCGAGTGGGGCTCGCAGATCCGCTCGTACGTCTTCCAGCCGTACACGCTCGTCAACGACCACCGCACCGAGGTCAAGGTGGGCGACGTGCAGGCCGTCATGGACGGCGACATCGACACGTTCATCACGGCGTACCTGCTGCAGGAAACGGGCCGGGAGGTGGGAGAGTAG
- the rimP gene encoding ribosome maturation factor RimP has translation MSVQPPVTPSLADRIRGFAEEAVADTDLFVLGVEVRGFQGSRVVEVFVDSPTGAGSDDLTALSRSLGFLLDTEDVVKGTYRLDVSTPGADRPIADPRQYPQHVGRTLAVSVERAESELVTVQGELLAVEDGALVLDGETAPIPFDAIRDARVVLPW, from the coding sequence GTGTCCGTCCAGCCCCCCGTCACCCCCTCTCTCGCCGACCGCATCCGCGGCTTCGCCGAGGAAGCCGTCGCCGACACCGACCTGTTCGTGCTCGGTGTGGAGGTGCGTGGCTTTCAGGGCAGCCGCGTCGTGGAGGTCTTCGTCGACTCTCCGACGGGCGCCGGCTCCGACGACCTGACGGCGCTGAGCCGCTCGCTCGGCTTCCTGCTCGACACCGAGGACGTCGTCAAGGGCACGTACCGCCTCGACGTATCGACGCCGGGGGCCGACCGTCCCATCGCCGATCCGCGCCAGTACCCGCAGCACGTCGGCCGCACGCTCGCCGTGTCCGTCGAGCGGGCCGAGAGCGAACTCGTGACCGTTCAGGGCGAGCTGCTCGCCGTCGAGGACGGCGCGCTGGTGCTCGACGGCGAGACGGCGCCCATCCCCTTCGATGCCATCCGCGACGCCCGCGTCGTCCTTCCCTGGTAA
- a CDS encoding cytochrome c3 family protein, which produces MLLLLAGCASGPEAPAFSNLGADASYVGAATCATCHGEIAEAYATHGMANASYPLTPETRIEPVLDEPLVDPHTGFAYRVIETPDGLAQEERQFAPDGAEVARLVRPMEIVVGSGDAARTYFARRGDRLVELPLTWYTQDGGRWDFSPGYRESNPRFGRTMPDGCMSCHNAVPEPVVGVEDAFASIPEGIGCERCHGPGSVHVEARLASDGPAEGPDPTIVNPVWLPLDLRLDVCSQCHLHATLDVYRQGETAYSFRPGRPLSAHEALFAVPGVAEGGDGVAVVSHAARMQASACFEATVRTEAPLECVTCHDPHRGFEARPPGAQSAACVTCHASVADAVPAALRAEHTAPTGCVSCHMPRVEADDAPHSSFTDHWIRVVDGPAPSPRPEVGRSGLVAPLIEADREGDLGGLYEGMAAVSYGVQSNRPDALARGAEFIRIALDRLDAPADWGDARFLLGVALLQAGRAPDAVGPLEQAVALADARTRPQRLETLARALADAGSDLGAKSRFIEAVSAQPRRPETRREHGRFLLGQGRLDRAEPELGEAARLDPWDAETRLLLGIVQTMNGLDPADDWREAVRLDPDLVGPLSAGVRVGETVVPLWTAPTVFGWPRADAVPLGSDAGVYSSSGTPLARGRWPGVARDLGAGLYVVQAGGAVRRVAVVRDGT; this is translated from the coding sequence GTGCTTCTCCTGCTGGCCGGGTGCGCGAGCGGCCCCGAGGCGCCTGCCTTTTCCAACCTCGGCGCCGACGCGAGCTACGTCGGCGCGGCGACCTGCGCGACGTGCCACGGGGAGATCGCCGAGGCGTACGCGACGCACGGGATGGCGAACGCGTCGTACCCACTGACCCCCGAGACGCGCATCGAGCCGGTGCTGGACGAGCCGCTGGTGGACCCGCACACCGGCTTCGCGTACCGCGTCATCGAGACGCCCGACGGCCTCGCCCAGGAGGAGCGCCAGTTCGCCCCCGACGGCGCCGAGGTGGCCCGCCTCGTACGCCCGATGGAGATCGTCGTCGGCTCGGGCGACGCCGCGCGGACCTACTTCGCCCGCCGCGGCGACCGCCTCGTCGAACTCCCGCTGACGTGGTACACGCAGGACGGCGGCCGGTGGGACTTTTCGCCCGGCTACCGCGAGAGCAACCCGCGCTTCGGGCGGACGATGCCGGACGGCTGCATGTCGTGTCACAATGCGGTCCCGGAGCCGGTCGTGGGCGTCGAGGACGCGTTCGCGTCGATCCCCGAGGGCATCGGCTGCGAGCGGTGCCACGGGCCGGGCTCGGTCCACGTCGAGGCGCGGCTCGCGTCTGACGGTCCGGCGGAGGGGCCCGATCCGACCATCGTGAACCCGGTCTGGCTGCCGCTGGACCTCCGGCTGGACGTGTGCAGCCAGTGCCATCTCCACGCCACCCTCGACGTGTACCGGCAGGGCGAGACGGCGTACTCGTTCCGCCCTGGGCGCCCGCTCTCGGCCCACGAGGCGCTGTTCGCCGTGCCGGGTGTCGCGGAGGGCGGCGACGGCGTCGCCGTCGTGTCGCACGCCGCCCGGATGCAGGCGAGCGCGTGCTTCGAGGCGACCGTCCGCACGGAGGCGCCGCTGGAGTGCGTGACGTGCCACGACCCGCACCGGGGATTCGAGGCGCGTCCGCCGGGCGCGCAGAGCGCCGCCTGCGTGACGTGCCACGCGTCGGTGGCCGATGCCGTCCCGGCCGCGCTCCGGGCCGAGCACACCGCCCCGACGGGCTGCGTGTCCTGCCACATGCCCCGTGTCGAGGCCGATGACGCGCCGCACTCGTCGTTCACCGACCACTGGATCCGGGTCGTGGACGGTCCGGCGCCGAGCCCGCGTCCCGAGGTCGGGCGCTCCGGCCTCGTCGCCCCGCTCATCGAGGCGGACCGGGAGGGCGATCTCGGCGGGCTCTACGAAGGCATGGCGGCGGTATCGTACGGCGTCCAGTCGAACCGGCCCGACGCCCTCGCGCGGGGCGCCGAGTTCATCCGCATCGCGCTGGACCGCCTCGACGCACCCGCCGACTGGGGGGACGCGCGCTTCCTGCTGGGCGTCGCGCTCCTCCAGGCCGGCCGCGCGCCAGACGCCGTCGGGCCGCTGGAGCAGGCCGTCGCCCTGGCGGACGCCCGCACGCGCCCTCAGCGCCTCGAAACCCTCGCCCGCGCCCTCGCCGACGCCGGATCGGACCTCGGGGCGAAGAGTCGTTTCATCGAGGCCGTGTCGGCCCAGCCGCGTCGGCCCGAGACCCGGCGCGAGCACGGACGCTTTCTCCTGGGCCAGGGACGGCTCGACCGGGCGGAGCCAGAACTGGGGGAGGCCGCCAGACTCGACCCGTGGGACGCCGAGACCAGGCTGCTGCTGGGCATCGTGCAGACGATGAACGGCCTCGACCCCGCCGACGACTGGCGCGAAGCAGTCCGCCTCGATCCCGATCTGGTGGGGCCGCTGTCGGCGGGCGTCCGGGTGGGGGAGACCGTCGTCCCGCTCTGGACCGCGCCGACGGTGTTCGGGTGGCCGCGCGCCGACGCGGTGCCCCTAGGGTCCGATGCCGGGGTCTACTCCTCGTCCGGAACCCCCCTGGCCCGGGGTCGCTGGCCGGGCGTCGCTCGCGATCTGGGAGCTGGGCTCTACGTGGTCCAGGCGGGCGGGGCGGTCCGGCGCGTCGCGGTCGTCCGGGACGGGACATAA
- the umuD gene encoding translesion error-prone DNA polymerase V autoproteolytic subunit: protein MTTTPPAPLVGRTAVPRPLFQDPCPAGFPSPASDYVERALDLNELVISDPAATYYVRAEGRSEMRAGVWSGDLLVINAALIPAHGDLVVAFVDGEHTVKRFCRDRTGVYLAPDPLPEEAHRYAEIRFSDGQELLITGVVTHVIRTLRRQP, encoded by the coding sequence ATGACGACCACCCCGCCGGCGCCCCTCGTCGGCCGGACCGCCGTCCCCCGTCCCCTCTTCCAAGACCCGTGCCCGGCGGGTTTCCCTTCGCCCGCCTCGGACTACGTCGAGCGCGCGCTCGACCTCAACGAGCTGGTCATCTCCGACCCTGCGGCGACCTACTACGTCCGCGCCGAGGGCCGGAGCGAGATGCGAGCGGGCGTCTGGTCGGGCGACCTGCTCGTCATCAACGCCGCGCTGATACCTGCCCACGGCGACCTCGTGGTGGCGTTCGTCGACGGCGAGCACACCGTGAAGCGCTTCTGCCGCGACCGGACGGGCGTCTACCTCGCCCCGGACCCACTCCCCGAGGAGGCGCACCGCTACGCCGAGATCCGCTTTTCGGACGGCCAGGAGTTGCTCATCACCGGCGTCGTGACGCACGTCATCCGTACCCTCCGGCGCCAGCCATGA